In Streptomyces sp. NBC_01231, the sequence CGTACGCGGCGAGCGGGCATCTGAACATGACCACGGTGCGGGTCACCAGCGCCGACTACAAGATGAACCTGGTCGAGGCCGTCTACGGGTGGCTCGCGCACGACAACAAGGTCGTGCCGCACGACACCCTCTACCCCGACGGCAAGACCGAGGAGCAGTCCACCCAGGAGAACGCCGAGGAGTTCAGCCAGTCCCAGGAGAGCGCCAAGGTGGCCGCCCTGAAGGAGTTGGATGTTCCGGTGCGGTCCTGGGTGATCGTCTCGACGGTCGTCAAGGACTCCCCGGCCGAGGGCCGACTGCACGCCGGAGACGTGATCAAAGCCGTCGACGGTACGGCGGTGAAGGAGCCGGCCGACGTCGCCAAGCTGGTGACCAAGCACAAGCCGGGTGACAAGGTCGTCTTCACGATCGTGCCCGCCAAGGAGCAGGCCGCCGCCGAGAAGAAGAACCGGACGGTGACGAAGACGCAGGACGTGACCATCACGACCAGGACCTCCGACGACAGTGGTGAGAAGCGCGCCATCGTCGGGATCTCCGCCGGGACCGATCACACGTTCCCGTTCACCATCGACATCAAGCTCGCCGACGTCGGCGGCCCGAGCGCCGGTCTCATGTTCTCGCTGGGCATCTACGACAAGCTCACGCCCGGCGACCTCACCGGCGGGAAGTTCGTCGCCGGCACCGGGACCATCGACGACGCCGGCAAGGTCGGGCCGATCGGCGGCATCGAGATGAAGACCGTCGGCGCGCGGG encodes:
- a CDS encoding PDZ domain-containing protein gives rise to the protein MPRRTATMLASTLMLIALLCAGVFINVPYSEMSPGPTVNTLGDHDGEPVLRISGRKTYAASGHLNMTTVRVTSADYKMNLVEAVYGWLAHDNKVVPHDTLYPDGKTEEQSTQENAEEFSQSQESAKVAALKELDVPVRSWVIVSTVVKDSPAEGRLHAGDVIKAVDGTAVKEPADVAKLVTKHKPGDKVVFTIVPAKEQAAAEKKNRTVTKTQDVTITTRTSDDSGEKRAIVGISAGTDHTFPFTIDIKLADVGGPSAGLMFSLGIYDKLTPGDLTGGKFVAGTGTIDDAGKVGPIGGIEMKTVGARDRGAQYFLTPADNCAAAASDTPEGLTLVKVNTIDDALGALKDIRSGDTADLPKCTTK